The Puntigrus tetrazona isolate hp1 chromosome 4, ASM1883169v1, whole genome shotgun sequence genome includes a window with the following:
- the LOC122342410 gene encoding lymphocyte antigen 75-like isoform X2, producing the protein MFLHALLLLCAFPPSSAKGRLREFHILHYRSLIKSAVEECTRNYTNLVTVYDREDDIELSTQLDKLFKRNVIESPTGWIGAYLGRCSKKWSNGDEVNENITKNIKKDCANECCATMLTNGDWYLNTCNLSKPFLCYEQEAGRASYNYVYIDVKKTWFEAQLYCREKHVDLVSIRNEKENEQVKIKLQKTCWIGLLEDGVKWSDEGQSAYRKWTNEDLPNKGHVYMSAFANWTVDIQESNKFYPICYKSFIYVSPGHMSWEKALDHCNTQNNTAGLLRIESEDDQIETERELKRQKISGPVWIGLRQSRLFGFWIWSNGLQLGPWTNWKEGSAPEHQISEHCGAMEKIWRAMDALQ; encoded by the exons ATGTTCCTTCACGCGCTGCTCCTTCTCTGTG CTTTTCCTCCTTCGTCTGCTAAAGGACGGCTGAGAGAATTCCACATACTACACTATCGGAGTCTGATAAAGTCTGCCGTAGAAGAATGCACGAGAAACTACACTAACCTCGTCACGGTTTATGACCGAGAAGATGATATAGAACTCAGCACGCAGTTAGATAAACTGTTCAAACGTAATGTTATCGAAAGCCCTACCGGCTGGATTGGTGCATATTTAGGAAGATGCAGTAAAAAATGGTCAAACGGCGACGAGGTcaatgaaaatattacaaaaaatattaaaaaggattGTGCTAACGAATGCTGCGCTACAATGCTAACTAATGGAGATTGGTACCTTAACACATGCAATCTTAGCAAACCATTCCTGTGTTATGAACAAG AAGCTGGACGAGCATCATACAACTACGTGTACATCGACGTTAAAAAAACCTGGTTTGAAGCTCAGCTGTACTGCAGAGAGAAACACGTCGATTTAGTCAGTATCAGAAATGAGAAGGAAAACGAACAAGTGAAGATAAAACTACAAAAGACTTGCTGGATCGGCCTGCTGGAGGACGGTGTGAAATGGAGTGACGAAGGACAATCCGCTTACAGAAAATGGACAAATGAAGATCTGCCAAATAAAGGCCATGTTTACATGAGTGCATTTGCGAATTGGACAGTTGACATCCAAGAATCCAACAAATTCTATCCTATATGCTACA aAAGCTTCATTTACGTCAGTCCTGGTCACATGTCTTGGGAGAAGGCTCTGGATCACTGCAACACTCAAAACAATACAGCCGGGCTTCTGCGCATCGAGTCTGAGGACGATCAGATAGAAACAGAGCGAGAGCTAAAAAGACAGAAGATCTCGGGGCCGGTGTGGATCGGGCTTAGACAGAGTCGACTTTTCGGGTTCTGGATTTGGTCCAACGGGCTTCAGCTGGGACCCTGGACCAACTGGAAAGAAGGAAGCGCTCCAGAACATCAGATATCCGAGCACTGCGGGGCCATGGAGAAG ATCTGGAGAGCAATGGAcgcactgcagtga
- the LOC122342410 gene encoding secretory phospholipase A2 receptor-like isoform X1 has translation MFLHALLLLCAFPPSSAKGRLREFHILHYRSLIKSAVEECTRNYTNLVTVYDREDDIELSTQLDKLFKRNVIESPTGWIGAYLGRCSKKWSNGDEVNENITKNIKKDCANECCATMLTNGDWYLNTCNLSKPFLCYEQEAGRASYNYVYIDVKKTWFEAQLYCREKHVDLVSIRNEKENEQVKIKLQKTCWIGLLEDGVKWSDEGQSAYRKWTNEDLPNKGHVYMSAFANWTVDIQESNKFYPICYKSFIYVSPGHMSWEKALDHCNTQNNTAGLLRIESEDDQIETERELKRQKISGPVWIGLRQSRLFGFWIWSNGLQLGPWTNWKEGSAPEHQISEHCGAMEKVNGQYKWSDKDCRSAFRVLCEGK, from the exons ATGTTCCTTCACGCGCTGCTCCTTCTCTGTG CTTTTCCTCCTTCGTCTGCTAAAGGACGGCTGAGAGAATTCCACATACTACACTATCGGAGTCTGATAAAGTCTGCCGTAGAAGAATGCACGAGAAACTACACTAACCTCGTCACGGTTTATGACCGAGAAGATGATATAGAACTCAGCACGCAGTTAGATAAACTGTTCAAACGTAATGTTATCGAAAGCCCTACCGGCTGGATTGGTGCATATTTAGGAAGATGCAGTAAAAAATGGTCAAACGGCGACGAGGTcaatgaaaatattacaaaaaatattaaaaaggattGTGCTAACGAATGCTGCGCTACAATGCTAACTAATGGAGATTGGTACCTTAACACATGCAATCTTAGCAAACCATTCCTGTGTTATGAACAAG AAGCTGGACGAGCATCATACAACTACGTGTACATCGACGTTAAAAAAACCTGGTTTGAAGCTCAGCTGTACTGCAGAGAGAAACACGTCGATTTAGTCAGTATCAGAAATGAGAAGGAAAACGAACAAGTGAAGATAAAACTACAAAAGACTTGCTGGATCGGCCTGCTGGAGGACGGTGTGAAATGGAGTGACGAAGGACAATCCGCTTACAGAAAATGGACAAATGAAGATCTGCCAAATAAAGGCCATGTTTACATGAGTGCATTTGCGAATTGGACAGTTGACATCCAAGAATCCAACAAATTCTATCCTATATGCTACA aAAGCTTCATTTACGTCAGTCCTGGTCACATGTCTTGGGAGAAGGCTCTGGATCACTGCAACACTCAAAACAATACAGCCGGGCTTCTGCGCATCGAGTCTGAGGACGATCAGATAGAAACAGAGCGAGAGCTAAAAAGACAGAAGATCTCGGGGCCGGTGTGGATCGGGCTTAGACAGAGTCGACTTTTCGGGTTCTGGATTTGGTCCAACGGGCTTCAGCTGGGACCCTGGACCAACTGGAAAGAAGGAAGCGCTCCAGAACATCAGATATCCGAGCACTGCGGGGCCATGGAGAAGGTGAACGGTCAATATAAATGGAGCGATAAAGACTGCAGATCTGCGTTTAGAGTTTTATGTGAGGGGAAATGA
- the LOC122342412 gene encoding uncharacterized protein LOC122342412: MVLLPALLLLWVAPFSSCTDRLRTKFYLQEPQTQINDAVSACRHNYTDLVTIYDREENMTEAKILINGSDCSWIGANGCTWSNGDPVRFINFSRNSVEKCCGALTTGREWECLNCSSEMYFMCYKEGNRTLIPENKTWFEAQLYCKNNQSDLVSIRNETENEQAKEALNGTNFVWIGLQYNYKIVWFHDGTFDYKQDAKACFTFLQNRPTKPCNASLLSNCAPLCYKKLIYVSRGNMSWEDAFTHCSSLKKRPGLLRIESEDDQIETERELKRQKISGPVWIGLRQSRLFGFWIWSNGLQLGPWTNWKEENFPEHQTSQHCGAMENMNGQYKWSDKDCRSTFRALCEVN; the protein is encoded by the exons ATGGTGCTTCTACCTGCCCTGCTTCTTCTCTGGG TTGCTCCCTTTTCAAGCTGTACAGATCGACTAAGAACAAAATTCTACTTGCAAGAACCACAAACGCAGATAAACGATGCAGTCAGTGCTTGTAGACACAACTACACTGACCTCGTCACAATCTACGATCGAGAAGAGAATATGACCGaagctaaaatattaataaatggatCTGATTGTAGCTGGATTGGAGCCAACGGTTGCACGTGGTCGAACGGCGATCCGGTCAGATTCATCAACTTCAGCAGAAATTCTGTGGAAAAATGCTGTGGCGCGCTGACCACTGGTAGAGAATGGGAATGTCTCAACTGCAGCTCAGAAATGTACTTCATGTGTTATAAAGAAGGTAATCGTACTTTAATCCCTGAAAACAAAACCTGGTTCGAGGCTCAGCTgtactgcaaaaacaatcaAAGCGATTTAGTCAGCATCAGAAACGAGACGGAAAACGAACAAGCGAAGGAAGCGTTGAACGGGACTAACTTTGTCTGGATTGGCCTTCAGTATAATTACAAGATTGTATGGTTTCATGATGGAACGTTTGATTACAAACAAGATGCTAAAGCATGCtttacatttctccaaaaccGTCCAACAAAACCTTGCAACGCAAGTCTTCTGAGTAACTGTGCTCCTCTTTGCTACA AAAAGTTAATTTATGTCAGTCGGGGTAACATGTCCTGGGAGGACGCTTTCACTCACTGCAGCAGTCTTAAGAAAAGACCCGGGCTCCTGCGCATCGAGTCTGAGGATGATCAGATAGAAACAGAGCGAGAGCTAAAAAGACAGAAGATCTCGGGGCCGGTGTGGATCGGGCTTAGACAGAGTCGACTTTTCGGATTCTGGATTTGGTCCAACGGGCTTCAGCTGGGACCCTGGACCAACTGGAAAGAAGAAAACTTTCCAGAACATCAAACGTCTCAGCACTGCGGGGCCATGGAGAACATGAACGGTCAATATAAATGGAGCGATAAAGACTGCAGGTCTACATTCAGAGCTTTATGTGAGGTAAATTAG